From Spirosoma aerolatum, one genomic window encodes:
- a CDS encoding VWA domain-containing protein, whose product MQTYICLFLLFSAAFATGQSLRETPQQALNQYVAFLNQSVDEVADRFQRIQGYHASMVANQSHGFPRMSPSGTLEAYYYKKAIASEALTDAEKQRLKASAQSLWKLLNKIDQTAKTLETYDRLKDYQRDNFRQAHSLIADFQSQTTQFSQSKDSLYKQIQRVYRRYQPYRATDAYLYTEKEMEQVLLSQQTLLDSLSYCLNEKNPSHWPVELVQQSILADEKLLTGLGEAKSHIAYPASDMIGSFQAGLRSLQTLKKQAVDDYNFAARQSVRHDNDFYKSYLNYYNNDLVSWYQQFVNYSKSAIHLLDYPKYSPVFVIDAPTVTSKQTNTTPFRDVQPLAFTVKPAPAPASAATFSALNAYVDFINEGLRQMNHMQILVRNYQSSAEYYRDPSRTSRRSQLTYRHDDFKVPVSEHQLLQINSQQIPTTYRTSINGQADVLLAILNEMDALSIDLINYTSNRQYEQDHLKRSDEILDRYAYLFNVFDKKKERLYQDVRRIHESYPLKKPNDPWNVSGRAMLQLMDLNKDVLVGVKAYLEGETSQLPATEAVQAEARNLIINEFKNLKGLQRLGRNNGLCPYTPYEDLTENSLKLAEMAQRPSTKSASNTYESFYYFYNNQLVYAYNQFSELAKVDVLKTINQPNLLAFRRATASVKPAEPAPKTAPEITQNGIDQVKTTTTTPLSSPTASVGKTVVKHDTVYINTTKVDTVFVDRTGQPGLVNSLEGFATNNMVLLVDVSGSMDSPYKLPLLKTAIKSLLKVIRPEDQISIVVYSGKARVALKPTSGANADEIARTIDQLQSDGDTDGNKGIQLAYKVADKNYVRAGNNRIILATDGEFPVSEEVYQLVRDASNQDVYLTIFTFGKNELTGKNLKKLAQAGKGSYTHITRENANLQLIVEAQAKKAR is encoded by the coding sequence ATGCAGACCTATATTTGTTTGTTTCTCCTCTTTTCCGCTGCCTTTGCCACGGGTCAGTCTCTGCGTGAAACCCCACAGCAGGCTCTGAACCAGTATGTAGCTTTTCTGAATCAATCGGTCGATGAAGTAGCGGATCGTTTTCAACGCATACAAGGGTATCATGCCAGCATGGTAGCAAATCAATCGCATGGGTTCCCGAGGATGTCGCCCTCAGGCACTCTGGAAGCGTATTATTATAAGAAAGCCATTGCCAGCGAAGCCCTTACGGACGCCGAGAAACAACGGTTGAAGGCCAGTGCTCAATCGCTCTGGAAACTACTGAACAAGATCGATCAGACGGCCAAAACACTGGAAACTTACGACCGACTGAAAGATTATCAGCGCGATAATTTCAGACAAGCGCATAGTCTGATTGCCGATTTCCAGAGCCAGACAACACAATTCAGCCAGAGCAAAGATTCGCTCTATAAACAGATTCAGCGGGTTTATCGACGCTACCAGCCGTATCGTGCTACCGATGCATACCTCTATACGGAGAAAGAAATGGAACAGGTATTGCTCAGCCAGCAGACATTACTCGATTCGTTATCGTATTGCCTGAACGAGAAAAATCCATCGCACTGGCCCGTTGAATTGGTACAGCAAAGTATTCTGGCCGATGAAAAGCTATTGACTGGCCTGGGCGAAGCGAAGAGTCATATCGCCTATCCAGCTTCCGATATGATCGGGTCGTTTCAGGCAGGTCTTCGGTCGCTTCAGACTTTGAAAAAGCAGGCTGTCGACGATTATAATTTTGCGGCCCGGCAATCGGTTCGTCACGACAATGACTTTTACAAATCATACCTGAATTACTACAACAACGACCTCGTAAGCTGGTATCAGCAGTTCGTCAATTATAGTAAGTCGGCCATTCATTTGCTGGATTATCCGAAATACAGTCCGGTTTTTGTGATCGATGCCCCCACCGTAACGTCGAAACAAACGAACACAACACCTTTTCGGGATGTTCAGCCTCTTGCTTTTACAGTCAAACCAGCTCCCGCACCTGCCTCTGCAGCCACGTTTAGCGCGCTGAACGCTTATGTCGACTTTATCAACGAAGGATTGCGACAGATGAATCATATGCAGATACTGGTTCGGAATTACCAGTCATCGGCCGAGTATTACCGCGACCCATCCCGCACTAGCCGCCGAAGTCAGTTGACGTACAGGCACGACGATTTTAAAGTCCCGGTATCCGAACACCAACTGCTCCAGATCAACAGCCAGCAGATTCCCACAACGTATCGAACCTCAATCAACGGTCAGGCGGATGTGCTGCTGGCGATCCTGAACGAAATGGATGCGCTGAGTATTGACCTGATCAATTATACCAGCAATCGGCAATACGAGCAGGATCATCTGAAACGATCGGACGAAATTCTGGATCGATACGCTTACCTGTTCAACGTATTCGACAAGAAAAAAGAGCGACTATATCAGGACGTTCGGCGCATTCACGAAAGTTACCCCTTGAAAAAGCCCAACGATCCCTGGAATGTGTCAGGTAGAGCCATGCTGCAGTTGATGGATTTGAACAAAGACGTATTAGTTGGCGTAAAAGCGTACCTAGAGGGCGAAACATCTCAGCTACCTGCTACCGAAGCCGTTCAGGCCGAAGCCCGCAACCTGATTATCAATGAATTTAAAAACCTGAAAGGCTTACAGCGATTAGGTCGCAACAATGGTCTGTGCCCTTACACGCCCTATGAAGACCTCACCGAGAATTCGCTTAAACTGGCAGAAATGGCGCAGCGGCCATCGACCAAATCGGCTTCCAACACGTACGAATCGTTTTATTACTTCTATAATAACCAGTTGGTATATGCCTACAACCAGTTTAGCGAACTGGCTAAAGTTGATGTACTGAAAACCATAAATCAACCCAACCTTCTGGCTTTCCGTCGGGCAACTGCATCCGTTAAGCCCGCTGAACCAGCCCCTAAAACCGCTCCCGAAATAACCCAAAACGGAATTGATCAGGTCAAGACGACAACGACTACGCCCTTGAGCAGCCCAACCGCATCCGTAGGAAAAACAGTCGTCAAGCACGATACGGTCTATATCAACACAACAAAAGTGGACACGGTTTTCGTAGATCGGACAGGGCAACCGGGCCTAGTCAATTCACTGGAAGGATTTGCGACAAACAACATGGTGCTGCTTGTTGATGTGTCGGGCTCTATGGATTCGCCCTATAAACTGCCTTTATTGAAAACGGCTATCAAGTCGCTCCTGAAAGTTATTCGTCCCGAAGATCAGATTTCCATTGTGGTGTATTCCGGGAAGGCGCGGGTAGCATTGAAACCGACCTCGGGAGCAAATGCCGATGAAATTGCCCGTACGATTGATCAACTCCAGTCGGATGGCGATACCGATGGAAACAAAGGCATTCAGTTAGCGTATAAAGTTGCCGACAAGAATTACGTGCGGGCGGGTAATAATCGCATCATTTTAGCTACCGACGGCGAATTCCCCGTTAGCGAAGAGGTCTATCAACTCGTCCGGGACGCCAGCAATCAGGACGTTTACCTAACGATCTTTACGTTTGGCAAGAATGAGCTTACTGGAAAAAATCTCAAAAAATTAGCGCAGGCCGGTAAGGGTAGCTATACACACATCACCCGCGAGAACGCAAATCTCCAGCTAATTGTCGAGGCTCAGGCCAAAAAAGCCCGCTGA